One window from the genome of Thermaerobacter marianensis DSM 12885 encodes:
- a CDS encoding acetoacetate--CoA ligase has product MAAVSEGTLLWTPSDEFQRRSRMRHYMDWLAQHRGLRFETYDALWQWSVRDLEGFWSSLWEYFDIQASSPYEKVLASREMPGAKWFPGARLNYAEHALRVIAGRAAHGGAPAPEAGTRGRDAGAGGSEAPALVAVPAGPTDPNGPAVMFQSELRSLSSLSWSDLAEQVAAVATGLRELGVRPGDRVVAYVPNIPEALVAFLATASLGAIWSSCSPDFGAPSVADRFRQIEPKVLFAVDGYRYGGRDYDRRPVVAELQRQLPTLEATILIPYLDPDRTGGGGGGTGAGGMAGAGFFPGRTLPWSDLLRQRGPLTFEQVPFDHPLWVLYSSGTTGLPKPIVQGHGGILLEHLKMLALHSDLGPGDRFFWFTTTGWMMWNFLISGLLVGATVLLYDGSPGFPDMNALWRFAAATRMNLFGTSAAYITHCMKAGIEPGRDFDLSALKCVGSTGSPLSPEGFQWVYDHVKRDLWLASVSGGTDVCTAFVGGCPLLPVHAGEIQCRCLGADVQAFDEEGRPVVDQVGELVITQPMPSMPLFFWNDPGGQRYRESYFEMFPGVWRHGDWIKITRRGSAVIYGRSDSTINRQGVRMGTSEIYRVVEDIPEVLDSLVVDLELPGRGPYMPLFVVLREGVELDDALRERIRRRIRESLSPRHVPDEIVAVPEVPRTLNGKKLEVPIKKILMGAPREKAVNPDSMSNPGSLAFFEGFAQRLRS; this is encoded by the coding sequence ATGGCGGCGGTGAGCGAGGGCACCCTGCTTTGGACGCCCTCGGACGAGTTCCAGCGGCGGTCCCGGATGCGCCACTACATGGATTGGCTGGCGCAACACCGGGGCCTGCGCTTCGAGACCTACGACGCCCTCTGGCAGTGGTCCGTCCGCGACCTGGAAGGCTTCTGGAGCAGCCTCTGGGAGTACTTCGACATCCAGGCCTCGTCGCCCTACGAGAAGGTGCTGGCCAGCCGGGAGATGCCCGGTGCGAAGTGGTTCCCCGGGGCTCGGCTCAACTACGCGGAGCACGCGCTGCGGGTGATCGCCGGCCGGGCTGCCCACGGCGGCGCCCCGGCCCCGGAGGCCGGCACCAGGGGCCGTGACGCGGGTGCGGGAGGTTCGGAGGCCCCTGCTCTCGTTGCCGTTCCGGCCGGGCCCACCGACCCGAACGGCCCCGCCGTGATGTTTCAGTCCGAGTTGCGGTCCCTGAGCAGCCTGTCCTGGAGCGACCTGGCCGAGCAGGTGGCCGCCGTCGCCACCGGCTTGCGGGAACTGGGGGTCCGCCCCGGCGACCGCGTGGTGGCCTACGTGCCCAACATCCCCGAAGCCCTGGTGGCGTTCCTGGCGACGGCCAGCCTGGGCGCCATCTGGTCCAGCTGCTCCCCCGATTTCGGCGCGCCCAGCGTGGCCGACCGGTTCCGGCAGATCGAGCCCAAAGTGCTCTTCGCCGTCGACGGCTACCGCTACGGCGGGCGGGACTACGACCGCCGGCCGGTGGTGGCGGAGCTGCAGCGGCAGCTGCCGACCCTGGAGGCCACCATCCTGATCCCCTACCTGGATCCCGACCGGACCGGCGGCGGCGGTGGCGGCACCGGGGCGGGTGGCATGGCAGGGGCCGGGTTCTTCCCGGGACGAACCCTGCCCTGGTCGGACCTGCTGCGCCAGCGCGGGCCGCTCACCTTCGAGCAGGTGCCCTTCGACCACCCCCTGTGGGTCCTCTACAGCTCGGGTACCACGGGGCTGCCCAAGCCCATCGTCCAGGGGCACGGCGGCATCCTGCTGGAGCACTTGAAGATGCTGGCGCTCCACAGCGACCTGGGGCCGGGCGACCGGTTCTTCTGGTTCACCACCACGGGCTGGATGATGTGGAACTTCCTGATCAGCGGCCTTCTCGTGGGGGCGACGGTGCTGCTCTACGACGGCAGCCCCGGTTTCCCGGACATGAACGCCCTGTGGCGGTTCGCCGCGGCGACACGGATGAACCTGTTCGGCACCAGCGCCGCCTACATCACCCACTGCATGAAGGCGGGCATCGAGCCCGGGCGGGACTTCGACCTGAGCGCCTTGAAGTGCGTGGGTTCCACCGGCTCGCCCCTCTCGCCCGAGGGGTTCCAGTGGGTGTACGACCACGTCAAGCGCGACCTGTGGCTGGCGTCGGTCAGCGGCGGCACGGACGTGTGCACGGCCTTCGTCGGCGGCTGCCCGCTGCTGCCGGTCCACGCGGGCGAGATCCAGTGCCGCTGCCTGGGAGCCGACGTGCAGGCCTTCGACGAGGAGGGCCGGCCGGTGGTGGACCAGGTGGGCGAGCTGGTGATCACCCAGCCGATGCCCTCCATGCCGCTGTTCTTCTGGAACGACCCCGGCGGCCAGCGGTACCGGGAGAGCTATTTCGAGATGTTCCCCGGCGTCTGGCGCCACGGCGACTGGATCAAGATCACCCGTCGCGGCAGTGCGGTGATCTACGGGCGCTCGGACTCCACCATCAACCGCCAGGGCGTTCGCATGGGCACCAGCGAGATCTACCGGGTGGTGGAGGACATCCCCGAGGTGCTGGACAGCCTGGTGGTCGACCTGGAACTGCCCGGCCGCGGCCCGTACATGCCGCTCTTCGTGGTCCTGCGGGAAGGGGTGGAACTGGACGACGCGTTGCGCGAGCGCATCCGCCGGCGGATCCGCGAGAGCCTCTCCCCCCGCCACGTGCCCGACGAGATCGTGGCGGTCCCCGAGGTGCCCCGGACGCTGAACGGCAAGAAGCTGGAGGTGCCCATCAAGAAGATCCTCATGGGCGCGCCGCGGGAGAAGGCAGTGAACCCGGACTCGATGAGCAATCCCGGGTCGCTGGCGTTCTTCGAGGGGTTTGCGCAGCGGTTGCGGTCGTAA
- a CDS encoding YkvA family protein, with translation MPRYARLARRILALGPQAGGRARRLVLAGLAYWLVPLDPLPGFIPVLGQLDDLLVALFALRLALRSLPRPLRTRLLREAGLDAGTVESDWRLVRETARGLVVASGRVAWRLGWAAARGTARLGTRTGAWLLARMTARRTRPKVAPGACLGAGPGTGPRCEPRGRS, from the coding sequence TTGCCCCGGTACGCCCGCCTGGCGCGGCGCATCCTGGCCCTCGGGCCCCAGGCCGGCGGCCGGGCCCGCCGCCTCGTCCTGGCAGGCCTGGCGTACTGGCTGGTCCCCCTGGATCCGCTGCCGGGGTTCATCCCCGTGCTGGGGCAGCTCGACGACCTGCTGGTGGCGCTCTTCGCCCTCCGCCTCGCGCTGCGCTCGCTGCCCCGCCCCTTGCGGACCCGCCTCCTGCGGGAAGCAGGCCTGGACGCCGGCACCGTCGAGAGCGACTGGCGCCTGGTGCGGGAAACCGCCCGGGGCTTGGTGGTGGCCTCCGGACGGGTCGCTTGGCGCCTCGGGTGGGCGGCCGCCCGCGGCACCGCCCGGCTCGGCACCCGGACGGGTGCATGGCTATTGGCCCGGATGACGGCCCGGCGGACCCGCCCCAAGGTTGCGCCAGGGGCCTGCCTTGGGGCCGGTCCGGGGACCGGGCCGCGGTGCGAGCCCCGTGGCCGGTCGTGA
- a CDS encoding acryloyl-CoA reductase, whose amino-acid sequence MTTGTADRFAAYLVERDEQGHLRQGVRSLTPGDLPPGEVTIRVAYSGVNYKDGLASRPDGRVVRSYPMVPGIDLAGKVVESADPRFRPGDPVLVTGYELGVSHYGGYAEYARVPGDWVVPLPRGLDLREAMILGTAGFTAALALHRLEEHGLAPGRGPVLVTGASGGVGSVAVAILARRGYEVVASTGKPEAAPYLERLGASRVIPRDEVAVKGGKPLEKQQWVAAIDAVGGDTLAHVLRTTRYGGAVAAVGLTGGSHLHTTVFPFILRGVSLLGIDSVYCPMPLRMRIWQRLAGDLRPEALEDLVYREVELAGLPGAFDDVLAGRVRGRILVRLR is encoded by the coding sequence ATGACCACCGGCACGGCCGACCGCTTTGCCGCCTACCTGGTCGAGCGGGACGAGCAGGGCCACCTGCGCCAGGGCGTGCGCTCCCTGACGCCCGGTGACCTCCCGCCGGGGGAGGTCACGATCCGCGTGGCCTACTCCGGGGTGAACTACAAGGACGGCCTGGCCAGCCGGCCCGACGGCCGGGTGGTGCGGTCGTATCCCATGGTGCCGGGCATCGACCTGGCCGGGAAGGTGGTGGAATCGGCGGACCCGCGCTTCCGCCCGGGGGATCCGGTCCTGGTGACGGGCTACGAGCTCGGCGTCAGCCATTACGGCGGCTATGCGGAGTACGCGCGGGTACCGGGCGACTGGGTCGTCCCCCTGCCCCGGGGCCTCGACCTCCGGGAGGCCATGATCCTGGGCACCGCCGGCTTCACCGCCGCCCTGGCCCTCCACCGCCTGGAAGAACACGGCCTGGCGCCGGGCCGCGGGCCCGTCCTGGTCACCGGCGCCTCGGGCGGCGTGGGCTCCGTCGCCGTGGCCATCCTGGCCCGCCGGGGCTACGAGGTGGTGGCCAGTACCGGCAAGCCGGAGGCCGCCCCCTATCTGGAGCGCCTGGGGGCGAGCCGGGTCATCCCGCGGGACGAAGTGGCCGTGAAGGGCGGCAAGCCCCTGGAGAAGCAGCAGTGGGTGGCGGCCATCGACGCCGTGGGCGGCGATACCCTGGCCCACGTCCTCCGCACCACCCGTTATGGCGGGGCCGTGGCGGCGGTGGGCCTGACGGGCGGCAGCCACCTGCACACCACGGTCTTCCCCTTCATCTTGCGGGGCGTGAGCCTGCTCGGGATCGATTCGGTGTACTGCCCCATGCCGCTGCGGATGCGGATCTGGCAGCGGCTGGCCGGCGACCTGCGGCCGGAGGCGCTGGAGGATCTGGTCTACCGGGAGGTCGAACTGGCCGGCCTGCCCGGCGCCTTCGACGACGTCCTGGCCGGGCGGGTGCGGGGCCGGATCCTGGTCCGTTTGCGCTAG
- a CDS encoding MBL fold metallo-hydrolase, whose product MTRETGGLTALASDTFLVDLREGGTVQRTAGYLIRAPRPALIETGGKSGVGAWLEALEQHGIPRDEVAYIVVTHIHLDHAAGAGTLARLLPRAQVVVHPRGARHLQNPGRLVEGARSIFGDRLESLFGLPEPVPAERTLVPEANQTLDLGGGHRLRFIEAPGHARHQYMILDEGTGALVAGDELGVRYPSLSARIGRDYLLPSTAPNQFNPDAMLRSARAVPALRPAVMLLPHFAAAQMTPEEVAQRMEEQVPLFVACGVVDGRPATPEETRRRLAEHIRRDAEAYGLDWAEVEPAVALDLHICSIGIADYHQRRAQGKA is encoded by the coding sequence GTGACCCGGGAGACGGGTGGGCTGACAGCGCTGGCATCCGACACGTTCCTGGTCGATCTGCGCGAGGGCGGCACCGTCCAGCGGACGGCGGGCTATCTGATCCGTGCGCCGCGGCCGGCCCTGATCGAGACGGGCGGCAAGTCCGGCGTCGGGGCGTGGCTCGAAGCCCTCGAGCAGCACGGCATCCCGCGGGACGAGGTCGCATACATCGTGGTCACCCACATCCACCTGGACCATGCCGCCGGCGCCGGCACCCTGGCCCGGCTGCTGCCCCGGGCCCAGGTGGTCGTGCACCCGCGGGGGGCCCGGCACCTGCAGAATCCCGGGCGGCTGGTGGAGGGGGCCCGGAGCATCTTCGGCGACCGGCTGGAGAGCTTGTTCGGCCTTCCGGAGCCCGTGCCGGCGGAACGCACCCTGGTGCCCGAGGCGAACCAGACCCTGGACCTGGGCGGCGGCCACCGGCTGCGCTTCATCGAAGCCCCCGGCCATGCCCGGCACCAGTACATGATCCTGGACGAGGGCACCGGCGCCCTGGTGGCGGGCGACGAGCTGGGCGTACGCTACCCCTCCCTGTCCGCCCGCATCGGCCGCGACTACCTGCTTCCTTCGACGGCGCCCAACCAGTTCAATCCCGACGCCATGCTGCGGTCGGCGCGGGCGGTGCCGGCGCTCCGACCGGCGGTCATGCTGTTGCCCCACTTCGCGGCGGCGCAGATGACGCCCGAGGAAGTGGCCCAGCGCATGGAGGAGCAGGTGCCCCTCTTCGTGGCCTGCGGCGTGGTGGACGGCCGGCCCGCCACCCCGGAGGAGACCCGGCGCCGGCTGGCGGAGCACATCCGCCGCGATGCCGAGGCCTACGGGCTCGACTGGGCTGAGGTGGAACCGGCGGTGGCCCTGGACCTGCACATCTGCTCCATCGGTATCGCCGACTACCACCAGCGGCGGGCGCAGGGGAAGGCCTGA
- a CDS encoding ABC transporter ATP-binding protein has product MARVQLVEVTKRFGSTVAVDRVSLDIADGEFLVLVGPSGCGKSTLLRLIAGLEDVTEGAVYIGDRNVNDVPPKDRDVAMVFQNYALYPHMTVYDNMAFGLRMRKVPRDEIDRRVREAAETLGLTNLLKRRPAQLSGGQRQRVALGRAIVRDPKVFLMDEPLSNLDAQLRVQMRTELARLHQRLGTTTIYVTHDQVEAMTLGDRIAVMRDGKLQQVATPREIYARPANVFVASFIGSPPMNFVRGVVERGDGEVRFAGAGLTCRLEGELAEAAAAYLAGGGAGSAAGSREVLLGVRPEHIHARPADAADGAGAHMVATVEVVEPLGAETFVYVAAGSVALTVRVDPRLAVRPGDRLALTLDAEHLHLFDAATEQSLRELAAAVPA; this is encoded by the coding sequence ATGGCACGGGTCCAGCTGGTGGAGGTCACCAAGCGCTTCGGCTCCACCGTGGCCGTGGACCGGGTCTCGCTGGACATCGCCGACGGCGAGTTCCTGGTACTGGTGGGGCCGTCGGGCTGCGGCAAGTCGACGCTGCTGCGGCTCATCGCCGGTCTGGAGGACGTGACGGAAGGCGCGGTCTACATCGGTGACCGCAACGTCAACGACGTCCCGCCCAAGGACCGGGACGTGGCCATGGTCTTCCAGAACTACGCCCTCTACCCCCACATGACGGTCTATGACAACATGGCCTTCGGCCTGCGGATGCGCAAGGTGCCGCGGGACGAGATCGACCGCCGGGTGCGGGAAGCAGCGGAGACCCTGGGCCTGACGAACCTGCTCAAGCGCCGGCCGGCCCAGCTCTCGGGCGGCCAGCGGCAGCGAGTGGCCCTGGGCCGGGCCATCGTCCGCGACCCCAAGGTCTTCCTGATGGACGAACCCCTCTCCAACCTGGACGCCCAGCTCCGCGTGCAGATGCGCACGGAGCTGGCCCGCCTGCACCAGCGGCTGGGCACCACCACGATCTACGTCACCCACGACCAGGTGGAGGCCATGACCCTGGGCGACCGCATCGCCGTCATGCGAGACGGCAAGCTCCAGCAGGTGGCGACGCCCCGCGAGATCTACGCGCGGCCGGCCAACGTGTTCGTGGCCTCCTTCATCGGCTCGCCGCCCATGAACTTCGTCCGCGGGGTGGTGGAACGCGGCGACGGGGAGGTCCGCTTTGCGGGCGCCGGCCTGACCTGCCGCCTAGAGGGCGAGCTGGCGGAGGCGGCCGCGGCGTACCTCGCTGGTGGCGGTGCCGGCTCCGCGGCCGGCAGCCGGGAGGTCCTGCTGGGCGTCCGGCCGGAGCACATCCACGCCCGCCCGGCGGACGCCGCCGACGGTGCGGGGGCCCACATGGTGGCGACCGTGGAAGTGGTGGAGCCGCTGGGTGCCGAGACCTTCGTGTACGTGGCAGCAGGGTCCGTGGCCCTGACGGTGCGGGTCGACCCGCGGCTCGCCGTGCGCCCGGGCGACCGGCTGGCGCTGACCCTGGACGCCGAGCACCTGCACCTGTTCGATGCGGCCACCGAGCAGTCCCTGCGGGAACTGGCCGCGGCGGTCCCGGCGTAG
- a CDS encoding NUDIX hydrolase — MLSFDTDGVRFNLRVAGVILAGDHVLLTQIAGADYWFLPGGRVEPGEPTDAALRRELWEELDVHAHVGRLLWVVESFFTLEGHRFHEVGFYYRVTLPGVAASGGAAGGRVPSRGATSRKQDGANVLLFQWFPLGDLGAGVRLLPSFLADALAHLPKTTRHVVYREEPAG, encoded by the coding sequence GTGCTGAGCTTTGATACGGACGGCGTGCGCTTCAACCTGCGGGTCGCCGGCGTGATCCTCGCCGGCGACCACGTTCTTTTGACCCAGATCGCCGGCGCCGATTACTGGTTTCTCCCCGGAGGCCGGGTCGAACCGGGCGAGCCGACGGACGCCGCCCTACGCCGGGAACTGTGGGAGGAGCTCGACGTCCACGCCCACGTGGGCAGGTTGCTCTGGGTGGTCGAATCCTTCTTCACCCTGGAAGGACATCGATTCCACGAGGTGGGCTTCTACTACCGGGTGACGCTACCCGGGGTCGCCGCGTCCGGCGGGGCCGCCGGGGGACGGGTACCATCGCGCGGGGCCACTTCCCGCAAGCAGGATGGTGCCAACGTACTCTTGTTTCAATGGTTTCCCCTGGGCGACCTCGGCGCCGGCGTGAGACTCCTGCCTTCTTTCCTGGCCGATGCGCTGGCCCACCTGCCGAAAACCACTCGCCATGTGGTGTACCGGGAAGAACCGGCCGGCTAG
- a CDS encoding TerC family protein: MADLWESVARFLGLVFVDLLLAGDNAVVIALAARRLRGRMRRQAILLGAGGAVALRLALAAVVTGLLHVPLLQAVGGLLLLWIARKLVVDDRGGHDNVREAGNVWEAVQTIILADVVMSLDNVLALVGVSGGHLGLLVMGLALSVPLIVWGSSLLSGLMDRWPWLIYVGAGILVWVAVEMMLKDRVVHAALVGVPEGVLLAVHIVATLLLTGFFILQGRRAGATPTPEVAAGTSPATGGTHAPGASATDEPGSDGMAPGSQRPQAATGRQAPTEPAGPAAPAPASRPGGALTRAAAEPARPGVEPGGTPVAPAAAPANPKPQGPRTGAP, translated from the coding sequence GTGGCGGATTTATGGGAATCGGTGGCGCGCTTTCTCGGGCTCGTGTTCGTCGACCTGCTGCTGGCCGGTGACAATGCCGTGGTCATCGCCCTGGCGGCGCGGCGGTTGCGGGGCCGCATGCGCCGGCAGGCCATCTTGCTGGGCGCCGGCGGCGCCGTGGCGCTGCGCCTCGCGCTGGCGGCCGTGGTCACGGGGTTGCTGCACGTCCCGTTGCTGCAAGCGGTGGGCGGGCTCCTCCTGCTGTGGATCGCCCGGAAGCTGGTGGTCGACGACCGGGGCGGCCACGACAACGTGCGCGAGGCCGGCAACGTCTGGGAAGCGGTACAGACCATCATCCTGGCCGACGTGGTGATGTCCCTGGACAACGTGCTGGCGCTGGTGGGCGTCTCGGGCGGCCACCTGGGGCTTCTGGTGATGGGCCTCGCCCTGTCGGTGCCGCTGATCGTCTGGGGCAGCTCGCTGCTCAGCGGCCTGATGGACCGGTGGCCCTGGCTGATCTACGTGGGCGCCGGCATCCTGGTGTGGGTCGCCGTGGAGATGATGCTGAAGGACCGGGTCGTCCATGCGGCGCTGGTCGGGGTACCCGAAGGTGTCCTGTTGGCCGTGCACATCGTGGCAACCCTCTTGTTGACGGGGTTCTTTATTCTCCAAGGCCGCCGGGCGGGCGCGACCCCCACGCCGGAGGTGGCCGCAGGGACGTCACCCGCCACCGGTGGGACCCATGCCCCGGGCGCCTCGGCGACGGACGAACCCGGCTCCGACGGCATGGCGCCCGGATCCCAGCGCCCGCAGGCCGCCACGGGCCGGCAGGCCCCGACGGAGCCAGCGGGCCCGGCGGCGCCTGCACCCGCCTCGCGGCCCGGTGGCGCCCTGACCCGCGCCGCCGCCGAGCCGGCCCGGCCCGGGGTCGAGCCGGGCGGGACGCCGGTGGCCCCAGCGGCTGCGCCCGCCAACCCCAAGCCGCAAGGCCCCAGGACGGGCGCACCTTGA
- a CDS encoding adenylyltransferase/cytidyltransferase family protein, producing the protein MRGVPRRAADKLVSLERLLGHLAALPQDAQVVLTNGCFDWLHAGHLRTLEHARSLGDVLVVGVNDDASVRRLKGPGRPVVPARQRALLVAALECVDWVVIFEGDTATGLVQAVRPQWYVKGGDYRLDRLPEVEPARRVGARVVLVPPEPGLSTTRLLARAVAGAAAGAGDPGSEDAGPAVRPSPWEA; encoded by the coding sequence ATGCGCGGGGTCCCCCGCCGTGCCGCGGACAAGCTGGTATCCCTGGAGCGCCTGCTGGGGCACCTGGCGGCGCTGCCCCAGGACGCGCAGGTCGTGCTGACCAACGGCTGCTTCGACTGGCTCCACGCCGGTCACCTGCGCACCCTGGAGCACGCCCGGTCCCTGGGCGACGTGCTGGTGGTCGGCGTCAACGACGACGCCAGCGTCCGCCGGCTCAAGGGGCCGGGACGGCCCGTCGTCCCCGCCCGGCAGCGGGCCCTGCTGGTGGCGGCTTTGGAGTGCGTCGACTGGGTGGTGATCTTCGAGGGCGATACGGCCACCGGCCTCGTCCAGGCCGTGCGCCCGCAGTGGTACGTTAAAGGAGGCGACTACCGCCTCGACCGGCTGCCCGAAGTGGAGCCGGCGAGGCGGGTGGGGGCTCGCGTGGTGCTGGTTCCTCCGGAACCCGGCCTCTCCACCACTCGCCTGCTGGCCCGGGCCGTCGCCGGAGCTGCTGCGGGGGCCGGTGACCCGGGCAGCGAGGACGCCGGCCCCGCAGTTCGTCCATCCCCGTGGGAGGCATGA
- a CDS encoding bifunctional heptose 7-phosphate kinase/heptose 1-phosphate adenyltransferase → MTEPVSREEPAPPVARAAALPAAVPYPAWLSRSTPCRVLVVGDPVADLWIYGVPRRISREAPVLILEYDRQEIMPGGAAHCARSLAALGGEVILAGPLGRDPWGQAVAGALARAGVRLLPAPVPPGWQTPLKARFVAAPPAAPAQQVLRLDVPPGATAFGLDPVGAAGMAAGGEGPRAWGDGAVPGQAEPDPWRAQGTGSDAERRPNPERDAVAGQGDATGTAAGDGRAGEEAGPEWRRFGAALRAAARSADAVVVADYGLSDVALRLWPQLSRWARGRPVIVDSRHRLLGFRGATLATPNLDELAEVWGRPVPREDLPRVAAAIRSRGRFAALVVTRGPEGMLVDPGDGAPVEVPAVRPTAVYDVTGAGDTVAAVLALAMGSGLDVVGAARLANLAGSLAVRKPGTRPVTAQELEEAWRAWAGEGRETGNAGDARDAGHAGDPETVPAIPRSPGDGGPGRGAGV, encoded by the coding sequence ATGACGGAGCCGGTGTCCCGGGAGGAGCCGGCACCCCCGGTTGCCCGCGCCGCGGCGCTACCCGCCGCGGTGCCCTACCCGGCCTGGCTGTCCCGGTCCACGCCGTGCCGCGTCCTGGTGGTCGGCGATCCGGTGGCCGATCTGTGGATCTACGGCGTCCCGCGGCGCATCTCCCGCGAGGCGCCGGTGCTGATCCTGGAGTACGACCGCCAGGAGATCATGCCGGGCGGTGCGGCCCACTGCGCCCGCAGCCTGGCCGCTCTGGGCGGTGAGGTGATCCTGGCCGGGCCCTTGGGCCGGGACCCGTGGGGACAAGCGGTGGCCGGCGCCCTGGCCCGGGCGGGGGTGCGGCTCCTGCCCGCGCCGGTTCCTCCCGGCTGGCAGACGCCCCTGAAGGCCCGGTTCGTGGCCGCGCCGCCCGCCGCGCCGGCCCAGCAGGTCCTGCGCCTGGACGTGCCGCCGGGGGCGACGGCCTTTGGGCTGGATCCGGTGGGTGCGGCGGGGATGGCGGCAGGCGGGGAGGGGCCCCGGGCCTGGGGCGACGGCGCGGTACCGGGGCAGGCGGAACCGGATCCCTGGCGGGCGCAGGGAACGGGTTCGGACGCGGAACGGAGGCCGAACCCGGAGCGGGACGCGGTCGCCGGCCAGGGCGATGCAACGGGCACCGCTGCCGGGGACGGCAGGGCCGGTGAGGAGGCCGGCCCGGAATGGCGCCGGTTCGGCGCGGCATTACGGGCGGCGGCCCGTTCCGCCGACGCCGTGGTGGTGGCCGACTACGGTCTCAGCGACGTGGCGCTCCGGCTGTGGCCCCAGCTGTCCCGGTGGGCGCGGGGCCGGCCCGTGATCGTCGACTCCCGCCACCGCCTGCTGGGCTTCCGCGGCGCGACCCTGGCCACCCCCAACCTGGACGAGCTGGCCGAGGTCTGGGGCCGCCCGGTCCCCCGCGAGGACCTCCCCCGCGTGGCCGCCGCCATCCGCTCCCGCGGCCGGTTCGCCGCCCTGGTAGTCACCCGCGGGCCGGAGGGGATGCTGGTCGACCCCGGGGATGGGGCGCCGGTGGAGGTGCCCGCGGTGCGGCCCACCGCCGTGTACGACGTCACCGGTGCGGGCGACACCGTGGCCGCTGTGCTGGCCCTCGCCATGGGATCGGGGCTGGACGTGGTGGGTGCGGCGCGCCTGGCCAACCTGGCCGGCAGCCTCGCGGTCCGGAAGCCGGGTACCCGGCCCGTGACGGCGCAAGAACTGGAGGAAGCCTGGCGGGCGTGGGCGGGCGAAGGCCGGGAGACCGGCAACGCCGGGGATGCCAGGGACGCTGGGCACGCCGGTGACCCCGAAACGGTCCCGGCGATTCCCCGGTCTCCAGGAGATGGCGGTCCCGGACGGGGCGCGGGGGTGTGA